One window of the Trifolium pratense cultivar HEN17-A07 linkage group LG2, ARS_RC_1.1, whole genome shotgun sequence genome contains the following:
- the LOC123907334 gene encoding heterogeneous nuclear ribonucleoprotein A1-like 2: MEQRKLVVLGIPWDVDTEGLKEYMSKYGELEDCIVMKERSTGRSRGFGYVTFASVDDAKEVLSGEHTLGNRTLEVKVATPKEEMRAPAKKATRIFVARIPQEVTEETFRSHFEKYGDITDLYMPKDQGSKMHRGIGFITFANAESVENLMSETHELGGSAVVVDRATPKDDDIKPTARVSGRMSQGGYGAYNAYISTATRYAALGAPTLYDRPGPIYGRGEPRRRISKKIFVGRLPPEANSEDLHQYFGRFGRIEDVYIPRDPKRTGHRGFGFVTFAEEGVADRVSRRSHEICGHQVAIDSATPVDDTEPSENFMMNSMESFGGYGGPVRSYGRMYGGLDYDDWGYGVPGARPLRTDYQEQIGRPSRVDYQEQIGRPSRVDYQEQIGRPSRVDYQEQIGRPSRADWRYRPY; encoded by the exons ATGGAACAGAGAAAGCTTGTG GTTTTGGGGATCCCATGGGATGTTGATACCGAGGGCTTGAAAGAATACATGAGCAAATATGGTGAACTAGAAGATTGCATTGTCATGAAG GAGCGTTCAACTGGACGATCTCGTGGTTTTGGATATGTTACATTTGCTTCAGTGGATGATGCCAAG GAAGTATTGTCAGGTGAACATACTCTTGGAAATAGGACGCTGGAGGTCAAGGTGGCCACACCAAag GAGGAGATGAGGGCACCAGCCAAAAAAGCTACCAGAATTTTTGTGGCCAGGATTCCACAAGAAGTAACAGAAGAAACTTTTAGAAG TCATTTTGAGAAATATGGTGATATAACAGATTTGTACATGCCAAAG GATCAAGGCTCAAAGATGCATCGTGGAATTGGTTTTATCACTTTTGCAAATGCAG AATCTGTGGAGAATTTGATGTCAGAAACCCATGAACTCGGAGGTTCTGCTGTAGTGGTTGATCGAGCTACACCTAAG GATGATGACATTAAGCCAACTGCCAGAGTGTCAGGCAGAATGTCACAGGGAGGATATGGTGCATACAATGCATATATTTCTACAGCAACTAGATATGCAGCACTCGGAGCTCCTACTTTGTATGACCGTCCTGGCCCAATTTATGGAA GGGGAGAGCCTCGTCGGAGAATTAGcaaaaagatttttgttggtCGTCTCCCTCCAGAAGCAAATTCTGAGGATCTCCATCAGTATTTTGGAAGATTTGGCCGTATAGAAGATGTTTACATTCCCAGA GATCCTAAGAGAACAGGTCACAGGGGTTTTGGATTTGTTACTTTTGCTGAAGAAGGTGTAGCAGATCGTGTCTCTCGAAGGTCTCATGAGATTTGTGGACACCAG GTGGCAATAGATTCAGCCACACCTGTTGACGATACTGAGCCCAGTGAGAATTTTATGATGAACAGTATGGAATCTTTTGGGGGATATGGTGGTCCAGTGCGAAGTTATGGGAGGATGTATGGTGGTTTAGACTACGATGAT TGGGGTTATGGAGTTCCCGGTGCGAGGCCATTAAGAACAGATTATCAAGAGCAGATTGGGAGGCCGTCAAGAGTAGATTACCAAGAGCAGATTGGGAGGCCATCAAGAGTAGATTACCAAGAGCAGATCGGGAGGCCATCAAGAGTAGATTATCAAGAGCAGATTGGGAGGCCATCAAGAGCAGATTGGAGGTATAGGCCATACTAG
- the LOC123904143 gene encoding uncharacterized protein LOC123904143: protein MDHSGDDGNDVQPENKPISFSVKDYAITGPNVPLPMMKRYNKKGRRMDHSSANNDDDVKPENYPISFSLKDLPITGPNAPLPMVIKLQINNLSVLRVVVNEGSAANILYWSAFLNMRLPESMLKQCENAFLKDVIGNGAPVKGYIDLDTTFGKGGNAKMIKLRYFVVDSPSVYNVVIDRRTVADLGAVISTLHLTMKYPIGDDMVGVVKADLEMAKRCYDMGPNAIY, encoded by the exons ATGGATCACAGTGGTGATGATGGTAACGACGTTCAACCAGAAAACAAGCCAATCTCATTTTCAGTCAAAGACTACGCAATCACAGGACCTAATGTTCCTCTTCCTATG ATGAAGCGATATAACAAGAAAGGAAGAAGAATGGATCACAGTTCCGCCAACAATGATGACGACGTTAAACCAGAAAACTACCCAATCTCATTTTCACTCAAAGACTTACCAATCACAGGACCTAATGCTCCTCTTCCTATGGTAATCAAACTCCAGATCAACAACTTGTCCGTTCTCAGAGTCGTCGTCAATGAGGGAAGTGCCGCAAACATTCTCTACTGGTCAGCATTTTTGAATATGAGATTACCAGAGTCAATGCTGAAACAATGTGAAAATGCATTTCTGAAGGATGTTATTGGAAATGGTGCACCCGTCAAAGGATATATTGATTTGGACACAACATTTGGTAAAGGAGGGAACGCCAAGATGATCAAGCTAAGGTACTTCGTCGTTGATTCACCATCTGTTTATAATGTTGTTATTGACAGGCGTACTGTTGCTGATTTGGGAGCCGTCATCTCAACCTTACACCTCACCATGAAATATCCTATCGGAGATGATATGGTCGGAGTTGTCAAGGCCGATCTCGAGATGGCCAAAAGGTGTTATGATATGGGTCCTAATGCTATTTATTAG
- the LOC123906913 gene encoding zeaxanthin epoxidase, chloroplastic-like, translating to MASTLSHNPSMAAFSRTHFTIPIYKEFSAYTSPLMSYISRKTKQRQSKKLMQVKATVILESPTSISKSTQRVAEIGGDQTPQKKQVKVLVAGGGIGGLVFALAAKRKGFEVVVFEKDLSAIRGEGQYRGPIQIQSNALAALEAIDLNVAEEVMRVGCITGNRINGLVDGVSGSWYTKFDTFTPAAERGLPVTRVISRMALQEILARAVGEDVIMNASSVVDFVDHGTKVTVVLDNGQKYDGDLLVGADGIWSKVREKLFGASEATYSGYTCYTGIADFVPPDIESVGYRVFLGHKQYFVSSDVGAGKMQWYAFHQEPAGGVDTPNGKKERLLKIFEGWCDNVIDLIVATEEEAILRRDIYDRTPTLTWGKGRVTLLGDSVHAMQPNMGQGGCMAIEDGYQLAWELDSAWQQSAKSGSTIDIDSSLKSYEMERRLRVAIIHGMARMAAFMASTYRPYLGVGLGPLEFLTKFRIPHPGIAGGRFFIQKLTPLMLNWVLGGNSSKLEGRSICCRLSDKASEQLHTWFEDDDALERTINGEWNLLPFADETRLLRPISLSQDETNPCIIGSMQQREDYPGNLITVPLPQVSQFHAQINYKDDAFFLTDLCSQHGTWITNNEGRRYKVPPNYPSRVRPSDVIEFGSDKASYRVKVTRSAPLVSQKEATQILQKV from the exons ATGGCTTCTACTTTATCTCACAATCCCTCAATGGCAGCTTTCTCAAGAACCCATTTCACAATTCCTATTTATAAAGAGTTTTCAGCTTATACTTCACCTTTAATGAGCTATATAAGCAGAAAAACCAAGCAGAGGCAGAGCAAGAAACTGATGCAAGTAAAAGCAACAGTAATACTTGAATCACCTACTTCTATTTCAAAGTCAACGCAGAGGGTAGCTGAAATTGGTGGTGATCAAACTCCTCAGAAGAAGCAGGTTAAGGTACTTGTAGCTGGTGGAGGGATTGGTGGCTTGGTTTTTGCTTTGGCTGCAAAGAGGAAAGGGTTTGAGGTAGTAGTGTTTGAGAAGGATTTGAGTGCTATAAGAGGGGAGGGACAGTATAGGGGTCCAATTCAGATACAAAGTAATGCTTTGGCTGCTTTAGAAGCTATAGATTTGAATGTTGCCGAAGAAGTTATGAGAGTTGGTTGCATCACAGGTAATAGAATCAATGGGCTTGTAGATGGAGTTTCTGGGTCTTG GTATACCAAGTTTGATACGTTCACTCCAGCAGCAGAACGCGGGCTTCCAGTAACTAGAGTTATTAGTCGAATGGCTTTACAAGAGATTCTTGCACGTGCAGTAGGGGAAGATGTCATTATGAACGCCAGCagtgttgttgattttgttgatCATGGAACTAAG GTAACGGTGGTGCTGGATAATGGTCAGAAATATGATGGAGATCTCTTGGTTGGAGCAGATGGGATTTGGTCCAAG GTGAGGGAAAAGTTATTTGGGGCATCAGAAGCTACATACTCTGGCTATACATGTTATACTGGTATAGCAGATTTTGTGCCACCTGATATTGAATCTGTTGG GTATCGAGTATTCTTAGGGCACAAACAATACTTTGTATCTTCAGATGTTGGTGCTGGAAAGATGCAATGGTATGCATTTCACCAAGAACCTGCTGGCGGTGTTGATACCCCCAATG GGAAAAAGGAAAGATTATTGAAGATATTTGAGGGCTGGTGTGATAATGTAATAGATTTAATAGTTGCTACTGAAGAAGAGGCAATTCTACGACGAGATATATATGATAGGACGCCAACACTAACATGGGGAAAAGGTCGTGTGACCTTACTTGGGGATTCTGTTCATGCTATGCAGCCAAATATGGGACAAGGAGGATGCATGGCTATTGAG GATGGATATCAACTTGCATGGGAGTTGGACAGTGCATGGCAACAAAGTGCAAAATCAGGCTCTACAATTGACATTGATTCTTCCCTTAAGAG CTACGAGATGGAAAGAAGATTAAGAGTTGCTATTATTCATGGAATGGCTAGAATGGCTGCTTTCATGGCTTCCACCTACAGGCCATATCTAGGTGTTGGTCTTGGACCCTTAGAG TTTTTGACCAAGTTTAGAATACCACATCCTGGAATAGCTGGAGGAAGgttttttattcaaaagttGACTCCTTTGATGTTGAATTGGGTGTTAGGTGGAAATAG CTCCAAACTTGAAGGCAGATCAATATGTTGCAGGCTATCAGACAAA GCAAGTGAACAGTTGCATACATGGTTCGAAGATGATGATGCGCTCGAGCGTACTATTAACGGAGA ATGGAATTTATTACCATTTGCAGATGAAACGCGTCTCCTGAGACCTATATCTTTGAGTCAAGATGAGACGAATCCTTGCATAATCGG AAGCATGCAGCAACGAGAAGATTATCCTGGAAATTTAATCACAGTACCTTTACCTCAG GTTTCTCAATTCCATGCTCAAATTAACTACAAAGATGATGCCTTCTTTTTGACTGATTTATGTAGTCAACATGGCACCTGGATCACTAA CAATGAAGGAAGGCGATACAAGGTACCTCCAAATTATCCTTCCCGCGTTCGTCCTTCTGATGTGATTGAGTTTGGTTCTGATAAG GCTTCATATCGCGTAAAAGTGACAAGATCTGCTCCATTAGTGTCTCAAAAAGAAGCGACACAGATTTTACAGAAAGTATAA
- the LOC123907335 gene encoding uncharacterized protein LOC123907335, with protein sequence MKKNSGTSQKLGSFLSPKEPNYREKNNENQKGWNSERVLLQPTTSNMKKQACVAGFSPFNSGRTIPSKWDDAERWICSPVSASGYVQQHQRKPKSKSGPIMPQGTTYYSDFSPTIPLRNSLVVKNLMMSSPFTTGVLAPDVSLQHYYAPDNSYGPRYDVDDNSSVVNENGVDVPFVSNAPSWSELLSEPSSPNSRDEKCDGTKNEDTVMSPFSKIDRGTQMSSSETENEDNSSPKSSSPILDMDQKSWHSEKLEIRDVEVDCQANVIKWSKSYASKLSSLHGKELKESGTETQASGLDIAESTLDTSSSKFERDEAKISAWESLQKAKAEAAIRKLEMKLEKKKSSSMDKILNKLRRSQMKAEKMRSLTLVQQEQHVSKTWKVFSLAKYGKLWSPSSCFAS encoded by the exons ATGAAGAAGAATTCCGGTACCTCTCAGAAGCTAGGTTCATTCCTAAGTCCAAAGGAGCCAAACTACAGAGaaaaaaacaatgagaatcAAAAGGGGTGGAACTCAGAGAGAGTATTGTTGCAACCAACAACAAGCAACATGAAAAAACAAGCCTGTGTAGCTGGTTTTTCACCCTTCAACAGTGGAAGAACAATACCTTCTAAATGGGATGATGCAGAGAGATGGATTTGTAGTCCAGTTTCAGCTTCAGGATATGTCCAACAACATCAGAGAAAACCTAAATCAAAAAGTGGTCCAATTATGCCTCAAGGAACAACTTACTACTCCGATTTTTCACCGACAATTCCTCTGAGAAACAGTTTGGTTGTGAAAAACTTAATGATGAGTTCGCCGTTTACAACAGGAGTCTTGGCACCAGATGTTTCTCTTCAACATTATTATGCACCTGACAATTCGTATGGTCCACGTTACGACGTTGATGATAATAGTTCAGTGGTTAACGAGAATGGTGTCGATGTTCCATTTGTTTCTAACGCACCTTCGTGGTCAGAACTTCTCTCTGAACCGTCATCGCCTAATTCTCGTG ATGAGAAATGTGATGGAACTAAGAATGAGGACACAGTGATGTCTCCTTTCTCAAAAATTGATAGAGGTACCCAAATGAGCTCTTCCGAGACTGAAAACGAGGACAATTCATCTCCAAAATCTTCCTCACCAATTTTGGACATGGATCAAAAAAGTTGGCATTCAGAAAAGTTAGAGATCAGAGATGTGGAGGTAGACTGTCAGGCTAATGTTATTAAGTGGTCTAAGAGTTATGCATCCAAGCTAAGCTCTTTGCATGGTAAAGAGTTAAAGGAAAGTGGTACAGAAACTCAAGCTTCAGGTTTGGATATTGCAGAGTCAACATTGGACACTTCCAGTTCCAA GTTTGAAAGAGATGAAGCTAAAATCAGTGCCTGGGAGAGTTTGCAGAAAGCAAAGGCCGAAGCTGCAATAAGAAAACTTGAG ATGAAACTGGAAAAGAAGAAATCATCATCAATGGATAAGATTCTAAACAAGCTGAGAAGGTCACAGATGAAAGCTGAAAAGATGAGAAGCTTAACACTAGTTCAACAGGAGCAGCATGTTTCCAAGACTTGGAAAGTATTTTCATTAGCCAAATATGGCAAACTGTGGTCGCCAAGCAGCTGCTTCGCCAGCTAA